One genomic segment of Microbacterium sp. ProA8 includes these proteins:
- the folP gene encoding dihydropteroate synthase, producing the protein MTLIMGVVNVTPDSFSDGGRHADADAAVAHGLALHAQGADILDIGGESTRPGAERVDPRVEQDRVLPVVRALADAGVLVSIDTMNASTALAAVTAGARIVNDVSGGMADPEMLPTVASTDADVVLQHWRGHSADMYARAVYDDVVTEIAAELRARVEAAAVAGIAPDRVIVDPGIGFGKRGEQNWQTLRGLDRFVALGPRVLIGTSRKRFLADALAGGLDGDPAEGSEQPSEARRDLATAVTSVLAAQAGVWAVRVHDVVATRDALVVAQRWAGSRQHDRSGSREG; encoded by the coding sequence ATGACCCTCATCATGGGCGTCGTGAATGTGACGCCCGACTCGTTCAGCGACGGCGGACGCCATGCGGATGCCGATGCCGCCGTCGCCCATGGCCTCGCGCTGCACGCGCAGGGCGCCGACATCCTCGATATCGGCGGCGAGTCGACGAGGCCTGGTGCGGAGCGCGTGGATCCGCGCGTGGAGCAGGACCGCGTGCTTCCCGTCGTGCGCGCCCTCGCCGACGCCGGCGTCCTCGTGAGCATCGACACGATGAACGCGTCGACGGCCCTCGCCGCAGTGACGGCCGGGGCGCGCATCGTCAACGACGTGTCGGGCGGCATGGCCGACCCCGAGATGCTGCCGACGGTCGCGTCGACGGACGCGGACGTGGTTCTGCAGCACTGGCGCGGCCACTCGGCCGACATGTACGCGCGCGCCGTCTACGACGACGTCGTGACCGAGATCGCCGCAGAGCTGCGAGCCCGCGTCGAGGCGGCCGCAGTGGCCGGAATCGCACCCGACCGGGTGATCGTCGACCCGGGCATCGGCTTCGGCAAGCGCGGCGAGCAGAACTGGCAGACGCTGCGGGGGCTCGACCGCTTCGTCGCACTGGGCCCGCGGGTGCTGATCGGCACGAGTCGCAAGCGCTTCCTCGCCGACGCGCTCGCCGGTGGCCTCGACGGGGATCCCGCCGAGGGTTCCGAGCAACCGTCCGAGGCTCGCCGCGACCTGGCGACCGCGGTGACGAGCGTGCTCGCCGCGCAGGCGGGGGTGTGGGCGGTGCGTGTCCACGATGTCGTCGCCACGCGAGATGCTCTCGTGGTGGCCCAGCGCTGGGCAGGCTCGCGACAGCACGACCGATCGGGCAGCCGGGAGGGCTGA
- a CDS encoding DUF3180 domain-containing protein has product MKRTGAGVLAISAILGVAAGFLVDQLLTSAGRPTFTPAVTLPILLVLLGAFVIALAIPIRRATRGTTTSKVDPFRAVRIAMLAKASSIVGAAVGGVGAGLWVFLATRPVTPSLGSLGAVIATTVSGALLVAAGLVAEHLCTIRKDDDDEQPGGDDPGLEPRLHDH; this is encoded by the coding sequence ATGAAGCGCACCGGTGCCGGTGTTCTCGCGATCTCGGCGATCCTCGGGGTCGCCGCAGGCTTCCTCGTCGACCAGCTGCTGACATCGGCGGGGCGCCCCACCTTCACGCCGGCCGTGACGCTGCCGATTCTCCTGGTGCTGCTGGGGGCCTTCGTGATCGCGCTCGCCATCCCCATCCGACGTGCCACGCGCGGCACCACGACGTCGAAGGTCGACCCGTTCCGCGCCGTGCGCATCGCGATGCTGGCGAAGGCCTCGAGCATCGTCGGTGCGGCGGTCGGCGGGGTGGGAGCGGGGCTGTGGGTCTTCCTGGCGACCCGGCCCGTCACACCCTCGCTAGGCTCGTTGGGAGCGGTCATCGCGACGACCGTGAGCGGCGCCCTGCTGGTCGCCGCTGGTCTGGTCGCGGAGCACCTCTGCACCATCCGGAAGGACGACGATGACGAACAGCCCGGAGGCGACGACCCCGGACTCGAGCCCCGACTCCACGACCACTGA
- the folE gene encoding GTP cyclohydrolase I, whose translation MAVDRERIAALVRELLEAIGEDPDRPGLRQTPERVADAYGEFFAGVGEDAGAPLARTISVSRGPAPDTLPSGAVMLRDILFRSVCEHHLLPFRGHAHLAYLPGEQVVGLGALPKVVEILSSRPQVQERLGEQIADVIAASLDARGVLVVLEATHECVTMRGGRQPDASTVTIAARGELAEPAARAELVALLGTARPSGMRA comes from the coding sequence GTGGCCGTAGACCGTGAGCGCATCGCCGCGCTCGTGCGCGAGCTGCTGGAGGCGATCGGCGAAGACCCCGACCGCCCCGGCTTGAGGCAGACGCCCGAGCGTGTGGCCGACGCGTACGGCGAGTTCTTCGCGGGAGTGGGAGAGGATGCCGGGGCGCCGCTCGCCCGCACCATCTCGGTGTCGCGGGGCCCGGCCCCCGACACGCTCCCTTCCGGCGCGGTGATGCTGCGCGACATCCTGTTCCGTTCGGTGTGCGAGCATCACCTGCTGCCCTTCCGCGGCCATGCGCATCTCGCGTACCTCCCCGGCGAGCAGGTCGTGGGCCTCGGCGCCCTGCCGAAGGTCGTCGAGATCCTGTCGTCGCGTCCTCAGGTGCAGGAACGCCTCGGCGAGCAGATCGCCGATGTGATCGCCGCATCCCTCGACGCGCGGGGCGTGCTGGTGGTGCTGGAGGCGACGCACGAGTGCGTGACGATGCGCGGCGGGAGGCAGCCGGATGCCTCGACCGTGACGATCGCGGCGCGCGGCGAGCTGGCCGAGCCTGCGGCGCGTGCCGAGCTGGTCGCGCTGCTCGGGACGGCGCGGCCGTCAGGGATGCGCGCATGA
- the folB gene encoding dihydroneopterin aldolase, with protein MDFIDEITLTGVRAFGHHGVFEEERREGQEFVVDATLYVSTAQAAASDDVADTVHYGEVAERIVDLVGREPLNLIEGVAARIADDLLAHEGVKMVAVTVHKPQAPITVPFADVSVTIRRARREEPSWREGS; from the coding sequence ATGGACTTCATCGACGAGATCACGCTGACCGGGGTGCGCGCATTCGGGCACCACGGCGTGTTCGAGGAAGAGCGGCGGGAGGGCCAGGAGTTCGTCGTCGACGCGACCCTGTACGTCAGCACCGCGCAGGCTGCGGCATCCGACGACGTCGCCGACACCGTCCACTACGGAGAGGTGGCCGAGCGCATCGTCGATCTGGTGGGCCGCGAGCCGCTGAATCTGATCGAGGGCGTCGCGGCGCGGATCGCCGACGACCTCCTCGCGCACGAAGGAGTGAAGATGGTGGCGGTCACGGTCCACAAGCCGCAGGCGCCCATCACGGTGCCGTTCGCCGACGTGTCGGTCACGATCCGTCGTGCCCGGCGCGAAGAGCCGTCGTGGAGGGAGGGATCGTGA
- the folK gene encoding 2-amino-4-hydroxy-6-hydroxymethyldihydropteridine diphosphokinase translates to MNRRLAQGFDGDAERHPRGPVEAVIALGANLGDRSATMGAAIKDLARVPLVDAVRVSEPIESVAMKPEGPDAEAPAYLNAVAILTTRLAPSVLLSYLHAIEQRHGRVRSAARSAGEPGWEDRTLDLDLIAYGSVVSDDPRLLLPHPRAAERDFVLGPWLAVDPDAVLPGAGRVDEVLRRLREGGRR, encoded by the coding sequence GTGAACCGACGCCTGGCACAGGGCTTCGACGGCGATGCCGAGCGTCACCCGCGCGGACCGGTCGAGGCCGTCATCGCCCTGGGTGCGAATCTCGGCGACCGCAGCGCCACGATGGGCGCCGCGATCAAGGACCTCGCCCGCGTGCCGCTGGTCGACGCCGTGCGCGTGTCGGAGCCGATCGAGTCGGTCGCCATGAAGCCGGAGGGACCGGATGCCGAGGCCCCGGCCTATCTGAACGCCGTGGCGATCCTCACCACACGCCTTGCGCCGTCGGTGCTCCTGAGCTACCTCCATGCCATCGAGCAGCGGCACGGCCGTGTGCGCTCGGCGGCACGCTCCGCCGGCGAGCCCGGCTGGGAGGATCGCACGCTGGACCTGGACCTCATCGCGTACGGCTCTGTCGTCAGCGACGATCCCCGCCTGCTGCTGCCGCACCCCCGGGCCGCCGAGCGCGACTTCGTGCTCGGGCCCTGGCTGGCGGTGGATCCGGACGCAGTGCTTCCGGGCGCGGGCCGTGTCGACGAGGTTCTCCGCCGGCTGCGGGAGGGCGGACGCCGATGA